The Streptomyces sp. NBC_01439 genome contains the following window.
CGTTCGGGAGGGAGACGCTGGCTCGGATGATCCGGCTGCCGGCGGGTTTGATGAAGCCCGATACCAAATAGCGGCCCTCGGCCACGAGGGCAGACTGCGTCGGATTCTCGCTGCCGGAGTCAACTGCGAATACGACCTCGTCGCCGCGCAGCGGCAGGCTGCCGGGCAACGGATCGTTGCGCATACCGCCTGCACGCACACCCCCGGCAGCACGCAGTGCCTCGAGCTCCGGCGTAACAATGCCGTCCTTGGTCATCCGGCACGATTCCAAGGACGCCCAGACCACGATGTGGTTGTCAGCAACAGTTCCGATGAGGACGCGGCGGTCGGTTCCGACCGTTTCACAGCGGACACGCAATGCGTATCCCTGGCGGGCCACCATGTCCCGTGTGATGGGCCCGTCAGGCCCGAACACCCATTCAACGTGGCCTTCCTTGACACCGAGGCTGTCGGCAGCCCTGCGCCAGCTGCGGTAGTCCTCCGGCCGCAGTTCGAACCGCAGGTGCTGCTCGGTGGCTCGGAGCCAGAAGTCCACGGCATCCCCAGGGCCGCTACCCAGACTACGCAGCTCGGCCTGCGCCGCATGGCCCTGACCCGCGAGCCACTCCTTGACATGCAATTTGATGAAGAGGTGGTCGGCGCTGTCGACTCCAGTAGCGATTCGGTCGCACGCTCTGCTTCCCTCACGGCCCGGGAAGTGGGAGAAATGGCAGACCTTGGTCTCGTACCGCTTGGTCATCAGTTTCTGCCCGCAGCCGCCGAGGAGCGTGCCGCACCAGAAGCGGTTGGTGCCGAACTGCCGACGGAACTCGTCTAGGTTGTGCGGTTGTTCGGGAAGGATGACGGGCTGGTCCGACTCTCGGCCACCGATCACGGCGGTCTGGATGAGCCGGGTGTCAATCAGCGCCACCCTTGCTCCCTCCCGGTTCGAAGTATCTGCAGGTACAGGAGGCAAGGCAGAGAGGCCCTGCCGCCGCCATAACGCATAAAGATACGCGAGGGCACATTCATGCGATGAGGCTTCGGGCGAAGGTCCCAAGCATCGAGATCGCGACGCCACAGGCCACGCGCCATCACATGTCCAGGTGCGAGGGACTCCCGCTGAGATGGAGGAACAGCTGCAAGGGGTCCAGATCTGTTGCGGTCAGGAGGGGGCCAAGGTCTCGTCGGGCCTGCTCGCCCTGGGCTGCGGGGCGGGGCGCTCCGCTCTGGAACGTGGCGGACGGAGTCGCCGGGGCCGGGACGCGGAAGCTGGTCCATTGCGTACCCCGCTGGCGCACGAGGACCGGCCGGTGCCAGGCCATGAAGCAGGGAACCCGAGTGCCCTGACCGCGGGCGCGGGCGAGCACGGGGCCGGGCCACAGGCCGTCGGGCAGGCCGGCCAGCACCGTGACTGCCTTCGCACACGCGGCCTGCGGGTTGCTGAACTCGCCCGCCAGTTCCCAGACACCGGCCTCGTAGGACGCGCTCAGATGGGCGACAGCCAGAGCCCGGTGTGCCTCGACGACGGGGTCTGGTACGGCGCGGGCCCGCTTGCCGAGAGCTTCGACGTCAGCCTTGGTGGCCACGGGAGCCCCTCGACGGCTCGCCTGCAAGTAGAGGTCCGACGCACGGTCCGGCTGCGCACGGGCGACCGCGGTACGGCTCATCCTCCAGGCGGCGGCTGCCACCGGTTCCGCCTCCGGTCCCTCGATCTCACCGTGCAGGCCGAGGAGCGATATGTGTACGGCGATCACCGCATCAAGGCGTTCTCCCTGTTCCGCGGGCAGGTCCTCGTCCGCCGGCCACCGGTCCGCTGCGGCGACCGCGGTGAGTGCGCGGAGCAGGTCCACCGTGACGGCGCGCCAGCTGTAGTCGTTCTCGTCCCAGGCGCCCGCGGCGAGGAGCTGCAGGTGCAGGGCGGCGACCAGCAGCGTCGTCGGCAGGGACCACGGGCGGGGCCGGGCCCCAGGCACCTCGTCGCCCGCCGGGTCCGGCCGACTCTTCCCGGCAGCCTCGGCGGCCGCCTTGTCCGCTGCCTCTGCCTCGGACGCCAGTCGGCGTGCCAGCCTGCTCATCCACCTGCGGGAGTATGCACGTGCACCGTCAGGGAGCGCAGACGGAGCGTCCTCCCCCTCCGCTACCGTGTCGAAGCCAGCTTCGGCAGCCTCCTCCTCGTCGTCCACCGAGAGGTACTCCGAGATCTGCCAGCGCTGCGCGGCCGGCGCCTGGGGCAGCTGCGGCAGGTCCATCGCGAGGGGTCCGAAGGCCACTTCGGTCAGCTCCGCGCCCAGTGTCCGGCGGCAGTCGGCCACCGTCGGCGGGACCCCGGCGGCCGACGTCGGCCGCCCCGCTGCATCCGTGACGACGAGTTCACGCAGCCGGGCGATGTCCTGCTCGAACCGTCGCGCCGCCATCGAGTCGCCGAACAGGTCATCGACGGCGTAGCCGCCGGAGAGGCGCGGGACCGTGTCGGCCGCGCCGCGCGGTGCACAGTGGTCGGCACTGTAAAGGAAGGCGACGGCCGATTCGACGTACGTTCCGTCGTCCAGTCGGCAGGTGGCGCGCACTGCTGCCCCCGGTGCCGTAGCTGCCAGCGGGAACGTGGCGGTGTGACGGTCTACCGGGATGCGCCCGATCGCGGCCCACGAGCCCGGCGCGCCACCGTCCGACGAGAGTTCGACGGAGACCTCCGCGCCCTCGGGACGGCGGCCCAGTACGGCCTCCAGCGCGGGACCGTCCGTCCGTACGCCGAGCAACACGAGCGCGGGCGCGGTTCCCGCTCGGCCGCGGCCTGCGGCAGTGGATCCGGTGAGCTCCGGGGCGGGGGTGGCCGGTCCCTCGTCCGGCAGCAGCGGGTCGGTGCCGGACGCCAGGACGGCGAGTTCGCAGTTGCGGGCGGGGCCGTTCCCGGTCCCGCGCGGGGCGTCCCCCACGGCACGGACGAGTGCCGCCCGGGTCAGGTTGGGGCTTCCGGTGAGCGCGTGCCAGCGGGCGCCCGTGCGCCACTCGATCAGCTTGCCGTGCCGCATCCTCGTCTCGGCGAGCTCGCGCACACGGGCGGCAGGGTGCCCGGCGAAGGCGCGCCTCACACCCTCCGCGTCGTAGCTGGACCACCTTCGCTGGAGTCCCAAGGTCACGTCGGCCGGGGACAGCCGCTCCCGGAGCAGCCGCAGCATCTCGCCCGAGGGGTCCACGAAGGGGGCGTAGAGCCGCAGTTCGTCCACCGGTCCGGCGGGGAGTTGGTCGAGGATAGGCCGGTGCAGGTTGTGCACCAGGCGTACGTCCGTTCCTTCCGCGTCGAGGGCGGGCGCCTCGCAGTGCAGCTCGGTCAGCAGGCCGGCGATGTGGTGCAGGTGTTCTTTCCACCAGGAGGTCATGGCGACCGCGTCCGGCAGCTCCTCCAGCCAGTCGGCGAGATCCGCCAGGAGCGGGTGGGAAGCCGTGCCGTCCGTGGCGACGACCGTCCACAGTTCGTCGTTGGTGCCCCATCCCGACTGCGTCGGATTGCCCGAGCCGATGGCGACGCGGCAGGCGTCGTCCCCCAGCAGCAGGGCCAGTTTGGGGTGGAAGGCCCCGTGGCAGGAGGCGACGCCGTGGAGGTATCCGCGCCCGGCCTGCCGCACGTCGACCGCCTCGTGCAGGGCGTGTCCGGCGTCCCCCAGGATCGCGACCCGGGCGCCCAGGGCGCGAGCCACCGGGACGGCGACCGCTTCCAGGAACGGGAGGTCGGTGGTGAAGCCGAGGACCAGGAACTCCCTGAGCGGTGCCTTGTCCGGCCGCTCCTGCCAAGCCCGCAGGAGGGAGACAGGCGAGGCGAATTCGGTGTGCACGGCTGCTGTCATGCCCCCACGTCCAGGCTCGTCCACGCCGCTTCGGTCAGGGTCAGGGAGCCGGCCTCGTCCACGTCGGCATCGAAGAGGCCGAGCTGCCGGCCGATGGAACCGAGCTGAGGGATCCGGATGCCGATCTCTGCCTTCGACTCCTCGCCGATCCTGAAGTAGCGGTCGTTGCGCATGTGGAGGCGGGAGAAGATCTTGAGGCCACCCGTCTGCGGGTCGTAGCGCAGCTTGCGCAATGCCACCCTGCGGGACTGGGCCAACATGTCGTCCGCCAAGCGGGACGCCAGGTCCCGGACCGGCCGGTCACCGTACTCCCGCATCAGGGCCTCCACCCACATCGGGTCGAGGAACTCCCGCCGGTCGCCGAGGAAGGCGCGCTGGACCCCTGCGAACAGAGTGCCCGGGTGAGGATGCGTGCCATCGGCGCCGTCACGGGCGCGGAGGCCGCCCACGAGGAGGACCCGGATGTCCCGCCAGGGAGCCGGTTCCTCCTCAAGGAGCCGTGGCTCGACGGGTACGGAATGCCCGGCCCGGTCGTAGGCCGGGCCGAGTCCGGCGAGCGCCTCGTTGACGGTCCCGTCAGGCACCTGGTCGCACAGCCATGTACGAAGCTCGGCCGCCGACCGGTCCTGGCCGCCGTCTTGCCCTTCCTGCGCACCGACCTCGGTCACGAAGTCCGCCCACAGCCGACGCCACGCGGACACGGAGTAGTGGCGCAACAGCAGCCCCCGCCAGCGGGCTGCCTCGGGGGCAGCGGACAATACGGGGTCGTCGGCCAGGAGCGGGCCGAACGCGACGGTCTCCCGTAGCGCACCGGTGTACGAGTCCCCTCCGTGCAGCGCGACCGCCCGCGCGAGCACGCGCAGCGTGGCCCTCCGCGTCCGGTCGGTGGCCTGCCAGTCCTCCGGATGGTGCATCCCGTCGCGGGTCGCGGCCAGCAACGAGGCGAGCCAGTCCCGCTCCGCGGCACACGGCTGACCCAGCGCCGCAGCCCCGGCTTCCTGCAACTCGGCGGGCCGAACTTCGGTTCGCCTGGAGCCTGCGAGGGCGAGCAATGGCGCGAACAGCTCGCGGACTTCTGTGGGGCATTCGTGCCGTCCCGGCCGGATCCTGCCCCCGTCGTACCCGACGATGCCGAGGACCTGGGCAGGCGCACCGTACTGGGACCAGAAGCCCCATGAACGGGGCGAGTAGACCCGGGCGGTCAGGTCGAGGTCGAGCCCGTCGCCGGCAGACAGCCGGGGGTGCACGCCGTCATGGCCGTGTGGGAAGAGGCCGTCGGGGATGCCGCCCTGCGACTGCGCGATCTGTACCGCTGCGAGCAGCACCTCGGAGCGGCGCAGCAGCTCACGGCAGCCCTGGGCGTCAAGGTCCCGGCGCTCGGCCTCGACGGCGGCCGCGGCGTAGAGCGTGTAGTAACGCGCATACTTGGTGACGCTGGACACCCCCGGCACGAGCCGGTCGACCAACCTCCGGACAGGCCCTTCGACGGACAGGGGGAACTTGGGACTCCGATGCCCCAGCCCCTCCTTGGCCCACGCCGGCCCCACTGCCTCCGCCCGCAACCTGCTGCCTTCCCCCTCGGCTGCTCCAGACCATACATCGGCTGACACCGACTCAGGGGAGCCGGTAGTGCGGTGAACGTCAAGTGCGGGTCGTGCTGCGCCACGCGACCAGATGGCGTCCAATTAGCGCCCGAAATTGTGCGGAATCCAGCCCGCCCACCGCAACTCCACCCTCAGGCGGATTCCCAGAGGCCGGCGTCAAGCACACGGGCTGCCTTCGTGATACTACCCGGCATAAGATGCCGATAGGTGCGATAGGTTTCCTCGATGGACTTGTGCCCCATCCATTCGGCTACATCAGTGATCGGTATGCCTTTACCCAGGGCATTTGACGCGAAGTAGTGACGGAAACCATACATGCCCATGCCGCTCACCGGGGGAAGGTCTTTGAACAGCTTCTGCACACGACGGCGCTCCATACCTTCGGTGTAATAGCCGCCCGGACCTCTGAGGAGATAACCTTCCTCCGTCGTTCCATACTTCTCTTCAAAACGCTCCATCGCCTCTCGCACGGTACGCGGCAGCGGCACCTCTCTGAATTCACCGACCTTTCGATGCTTGAGCTTCGCGGGCTTCAGCAGGTTCGAATGGATCTGCTCGTGGACTCGGTAGACATCGTCTGCAACCACGTTGTTGATGTTCACCGCCCGCGCTTCACCATTGCGGAGACCACACCCGACCATCATCGTGATCTCCAGTGCGAGGTCTTTGTCTGCCACCGCAAGGGCCTTGGTGATGTAGTCCAGCTTGGGAATGACCACCTTGCTGCGCACATATTCGGGATCCTGCACGCCCTTCACCGGATCCTCAGCCATCGCACCCTTGTCGTAGGCATCTCTCAGGATCGACTTCAGGGTGCGATATATATTCATCTGATTGCCGCGCCCGACACCATTGGCCTCAAGGTCATCGAGGAACTGCTCAACGACGCTCGGGGTGACCGAGTTCAGCTTTCGGGAGCCGATGGCAGGATTGATGTGGACCTTGATATAGCTGCCGACATGCTGCGTGGTTGAGTAATCGGTCATCTTCCGCTGACGAGGCAACCACGTCTCCGCGTACTCCTTGACCGTCTTCTGCCCCAATTCACGACGCGCTTCGGCCACGGTCGGGGCCGTCTGCTTCTTGGTCTTATAGAGCGCTGTGAGGCGGTCTATCGCGTCGTCTTGAGTGCTGAAACCGGTCTCCTCGCGCTGCTTCCCCAGCGCGTCCCGGAAGCGAATCGTGTATGTGTGAGAGCAGCGCGTTTGCCGGGCGCAGTCACAAGGCTTGAAGAACGTGCCCATGCCGCGGGCGAGCTGTCGAGCCATGAGTGGGAGCCTTCCGGAGCCGTGCGGGCGACCGCTGGCCCGGCCCCCCGCTGTCTCGCCCGGAGGTCAGCAGCGCCGGAACGGGGTCCGGTCTCATGCTGAGTGTTTGCCGACCTGGGCCCGGCCATCATGGCCCTGACCTGCACAGATGACCAAATGTCAGATGTTGGACTTGATCATGTTGCGCAGCAATTTGAGCTCCTAGAAGGCGGCTCCCTGCCAGCTTTCTGCAGGTCAAGGGCGTTTTGCACTCTACACCGGCAGGCATCGGAACGGAGATCTTAGGGAAAATCCACTGCCTCGGACGAGCGGGCTTCTGGCCTGCGCTTCCGCGGGCACCAGGCCGTTGCGACGCTGCCGCTCAGGCTTCGCATCGGCCAGCCTCTTCGGAACGTGGGGGGACTGATGCTGACCAGATGCTGACTTATCTGACGGCACATCACGCAGGTGTCGATCCCCCAGCGGCAGACCGTAAGGGCCCGCAGGACCGGTTTCTGTGCCTGTCTCCCCCTCCACCCGTACGAACATCCCTGGCGTCTTCGCCGTCGGCGACGTCGTCGACCACACCCACCGCCAAGCCATCACCGCAGCCGGCTCGGGCTGCGCAGCCGCCCTGGACGCCGAGCGCTGCCTCGCCGCCCTGTGCGACAGCAGCACGGACGCCGGCATGGCGGAGGTCAACGCCTGACTGGCTGGCCCCGACCCAGGGTGGGGCCGACTCCGACGATGTGCGCGCTTACGCCCTTCATGCGCCCCTGCTCACCCACGTAGCTTGCGGCGTCGGCCTGTACCACCCGTACGAACGTAGGGGGAAGCAGCTTGAAGCGAGCAGACGTGCTGAGGGATCTCGCGCAGCCGTGGAACGTGGCCGTTCACTCGACATCGGACCTCGCGGGCAGCGTCGCCAAGGCTGCGACCGCAGACGACAAGGCCAAGCGGGAGAAGAACCAGGCCCCTCTGCGCCGCAAACCCGAGCTTCGGCCGCTACCCGTGAAGCCACTCGGTCTGTCGCTCCAACTGACGCCATGGGACGTTCTCCACTCCCTGGGCCGGGCCAACGTCCTCGCCCGCCAAGGCGCAGGGCGAGGACTTGCCGAGCACTGGGCCAGCCTGAAGTACTGCCAGGCCCTCACCGGCAACGACGGTCGCTACATGGCACTGTCCACCGAAGGCCGTAACCCCAGGCGCCACTACGCGGCCACACAGTCGAGCGAGCTCGGCATCGGTTTCGCCCTGGCCCTCGCCCGGCGCGTACTCGCCGCTCAGTACCCGGGCCACTCGGTCTCGGTCATCGACGCCGAGATAGCCATGCGAGCCGGCTGGGAGCTGACCGGCAGGGAGGCCGGACGCAGCAGTGCCCCGCGCCGGCCGGGGTTCTTCCTGGAAGTGTGGAAGCCGGGCGAGCCGTCTCGGGTCATCCCCGTCACCTGCAAGGGCACGCACGGCAACACCGCCCAGGTCCACAAGCAACTCGCCACCGCCTCCGCCGACGTGGAAGGCATCCACATCGGCGCGTACAACGAGACACCGGCCTTCGTCTTCGGCACCACGCTCCCCAAGAAGAGCGAGAGCATCACGCTCTACCTGCTCCACGCTCCGGGCGACGGCACCCTGGCGGATGCGAAGGACCTCCATCTCGACCCTCCCGTCGAGGACCGCAGCATCCGGCCCGGCATAGACGCCCCGACCGGACCGAACGAGGAACCACCGGTCGGCTACCACGTGCGTCCCGAGGAGTGCGGCTGGTTCGGCCGGGTCCTCGCCCAGGCGGATGCCGCCGGCTTGATGGCCTTCACCGGAGGTGGCGCACCCACCGCCCGGTACCTCACCAAGCGACAGGGCAAAGGCCACTTCGAGACCTTCACCCACGCCGGCACCGGCATCGTCCAAGACGTCACCCACACCATCCACGGCAGGAAGTTCGTGGGCACCGATCACGTCTTCCGCCTCAACGGCGTCCGGGTGGAGGCCTTCTCCGGCCTGGCGGAGAACCTCTTCGACCACCTCCGGGACGGCAGGGTCGACCAGTACCGCCAAGAGGCCCACGCCCTCCGCGACTCCTGGCCCACCGACCCCTGGGATGCCAAGTGGCGCGGTCCCGTCTCTCTCCACCCCGACGGCACCGTCATGGCCCTGCGCCGACTCCGCCTTCGCTGATCACCGCTCCTGCCAGGCCTTCGGGGAGCCGGACAGCTCCCCGAAGCCCTCGAACGGTCAACACGTGGAGACACAGACCACCGGGCCCTGCCCGGCGCCAACAGCTCTGCGGGCGAAGAGGGCCAGACGTGGACGACTTCCGGCCATTGTTGTCCGAACGCAGTGAGACACAGCTGGACGCAGGCGGACACAGCCGGACGCAGTGAGACGACTTCTGCGGCGTTCCGCCTGGCCTGTCTGCGTCTGCCTCTCGTTTTGACGGGAGCGTGCTGCGCAACACTTCACGTCATGCCGAGCTTTCAGCAGAGGAAAGCCGTGGGGGACGCCCACGAGCAGCGCATCGCCAAGGAACTGACCGCGCGCGGATGGGCGGTCAACCAGTGGGGGCAGGGAGTCCTCACCCAGCCCGTTCAAGCCGCACTCCGAAAGACCGACAGCTCCCTTCGGTGGACGCCCGACCTCCTTGCCGCTAAAGAGGGCCATGTCGCAATGATCGACTGCAAGAGCAGCATGACCAGTCGGGCGACGCACCGGCACGCGATCGAGAGCGCCGCGGTCGACGCGCACCTCCAGCTCGTCGCGTGGACCAGGCTGCCCCTCTACTACGTGTTCGACAACCTCGACGTCCTCACCCCGTACGACGCCCTCACAGCGGGACAGACCGGCCCCCGCTCGGTCCGAACCGGCTCGGGCGCGCCATACTTACTCGTACCTACGACGCACTGCCGCGCCTTCAACGCCGCCTTCGGCCCGCGAAGGCATCCGTCCGTCGCAAGCGACGCCGCCTGAGCCCAGCGCCGCGCCAGACCCGCTGCTCGGTACAGTGCTCATACCGAGCAGCGTTCGGCTTCGACCGCCGCCGGAGTCACGTAGCGGGACACCAACCGCCCTCAGGAACCCCAGCGAGCCGTCGTTGGCCATCCCGAGCGCCTTCAAAGGCAACCACAACAACGCCCCACGTCGCACACCCAGCTGGCGTCCGCATCCGCCTATGTC
Protein-coding sequences here:
- a CDS encoding tyrosine-type recombinase/integrase, whose protein sequence is MARQLARGMGTFFKPCDCARQTRCSHTYTIRFRDALGKQREETGFSTQDDAIDRLTALYKTKKQTAPTVAEARRELGQKTVKEYAETWLPRQRKMTDYSTTQHVGSYIKVHINPAIGSRKLNSVTPSVVEQFLDDLEANGVGRGNQMNIYRTLKSILRDAYDKGAMAEDPVKGVQDPEYVRSKVVIPKLDYITKALAVADKDLALEITMMVGCGLRNGEARAVNINNVVADDVYRVHEQIHSNLLKPAKLKHRKVGEFREVPLPRTVREAMERFEEKYGTTEEGYLLRGPGGYYTEGMERRRVQKLFKDLPPVSGMGMYGFRHYFASNALGKGIPITDVAEWMGHKSIEETYRTYRHLMPGSITKAARVLDAGLWESA